The Nicotiana tomentosiformis chromosome 9, ASM39032v3, whole genome shotgun sequence genome contains the following window.
AAGAATGATAGGCACTTAATAATCAACCTAACAATCTAGAATCATAAAGTCCGctggaagaataaatttatcaactcgAACCAATGCATCCTCAATTATTCCCAATGATCTCTTCATTATACGATCGgtcatttgtaacctcatagatgtgggtctagGTTCCCCAATCCCattagttttgaacatcgaatagggcatcaaatttatactttccccaagatcacaaagagctttagcaaaatcGGCACTTCTAATAGTACAAGAAATTATGAAAGCACCAAGATCCTCCAACTTAGTAGCCATGGAatgaacaattgcactcacttgatgagtgaccttgataGTTTCAAAGTTCATCGACCTATTCTTGGTCACAAGTTCTTTCATAAACTTGGCATAATAAGGCATTTGTCCTAAAGCTTccaccaatggcacattaatagagaGACCTTTCATCAtatgaatgaacttcttgaattgattctcaccattttgcttagTGAACCTTTGAGGGTATGAGGGTGGAGTCTTTTTCAAGGTTACCTTAGCCTTTTGCACCACCGTATCCGGCATGTTAAtgatgtgttccctagacgggttcacctcttctCGGGTCTCCTCcatactatcatcaatatcaatttgaACATCATTTTGTACTTGCACATCGTTTTGTGGGATTCCCTCCTCTTGGATCATTTGGTCATCATTGATGAGCTGCTTTTCATTTGAGGTGGGTACATTcccgcctcttccacttcttgtgataaccacCATAGCATGCCCTGTATTGTTACCATCCTTTGGGttcactaccgtatcacttggtaatACACCCTTACAAAGACTAttaagagcttgagagatttgcctcATTTGAACTTCAATATTACGGATTGATGTGGTATGTGAGGTAAGTGGGCATCCGAATccgcattcttttccatcatttgcttgaacatgttctcgaTACGACCCATTTTATTGCTTGAAGAACTTGAACAGTGGGAAGGATAAAGAtgtgggttgcttggttgttgggACATTGGGGGTCTTTGTAAACCCGAACTCGATTTGCATGATTATTATTGTTCCCCCAATTTCCTTcattgttacctccccaattctcttggttattgttgttatgccaatttccttgattgttagaaacccaattgccttggttgtttTGAGAACAGTATTGGTTTTGATTGGAGCCTTAAAAATTACTCTGTTGCCCTTGTTAGTTGTTCACAAATGGTACCTCTTCTTCTTGCTCTTGATAGGAGTCATCTTGCTCATAACCAACATCATCATGTGCATAAGTCTCCACCAGGGTTGAAATTGGGGACCTTTAGTCCTCTTCTTGTTGGCCAAAACACTCACCCCTTCCATAGTTTGAACTTTCTTAGGGGCTTGAGTTTGATAAAGTTGAGCCTTAGTGAGTTGAGTCATAGTTGTGTTCAATTCAGTAATAGCTTGCCCATGGTCCTTCAATACTTTATGAAGATGAATCATGTTGGATCACCTTGGGGAATATTATCTCGGGATTTCCAAGCCGAAGAAGTTTCCGCCATCTTATCAAGAATCTCACATACCTCCACATaaggtgttgtcatgaaattgcCTTCGGCCAATTGATTGACCACACATTGATTCGTGGTATTGATAGCACGGTAAAAAGTTTGTTGGATCATATTATCGGACATATCATTATTAGGGCACTCCTTCACCATAGTTCGATAATGCTCCCAAATTTCATGAAAAAGTTCATTATGCTCTTGCTTGAATACCAATATTACATCCCATAAAGTTGCTATGTGTGCGGGAGAGAAGAACTTTGAAATAAACTTTGCCACCAATTCATCACATGTATGAATAGAATGATTAGGCAAGCATTCCAACCAATCCAAAGCCTTACCCCTTAGTGAGAAGGGAACAAGCCTTAACCGCAATGCATCTTTCAAGACATTGTTTGTTTCCTTCCCCAACACATATCCACAAAACCTTTCAAATGCTTATAAGCATTTTGATTTGGTGTTCCGGTGAAATAacctcgttgctcgagcaaagtgagcatcacattggtaattTAAAAGTTACCTGTCCTAATGCGGGGGGGGAACTATgacacttgcatacccttcattggAAAAAATCCGGTGTTGCGCCACTTGTGGTTGTGGAGGTAGGGGAGGTGGAGGCACATTGTCTTATTGCCCACGGCCTCAGCGGTTTTGTTGTGGAGCTTGAGGCATTTCATCAAGTTGCTCTTCTTCGACATCCACCTCTCCCAATGGTATGTTTCCAAGTTCGTTGTTCGCCATTTGGAATTGATAATCACTTTATCAAGTTAGAATCACAAAAGTAAAATAAGATACTTTAAGAAACAAACTCaagtatatagctaacaccgtaaaCTCCCCGGCAACAACACAAAAAATTGAACACGTCCAAGTCACACCCCAATTAAGGGAATATGACACAATCAttacaataataaacccaacgtgAGTCGGAGTCGAATCCACAAAGAGTTTAGAATGGGTGTTGAGGTAAATACCCAAGAGAGAAACTCAAAATAAATAGATTTAGCTTCCAAACAAAGGTGGGTAACAATTTTGCTAAATTAAACTACTAAGAAATTTGACTAGCTAATGAACAAGTAATAACTAAAATGTTTTTGAGGTTTTGTCAAATAGAGAAAAGCCTAGAGTTGTAACCTAAACctaggtgtaaacctaatgggtagAGTAAATATATGCTTTCTTAGTAGATCGGGGATATTGTGACTCTCAATTCTCAAGTAATCACCCAATACCTCTTGCCTAAAGAGTGATTATGCTCAAATTGgctctctcaagtccaaatgggtagcaATAAAAATAATTGAATATGAGTCCAAGTTGGATAATCCCTATCTCTAGTTTAAATCCTTTAATCAAACAAATCGATACTTCAACTagttcaatttcttgttagccaagttttgcTAGACTAaattcctctttctcaagtaagaataaagtcaaataggcatgaatcaatgtttgcaactatcAATTCTAATTTTAAATCATAAACAAGGCTAAACAACAATAATCCAATCAATAGCAAGCATTAATATTAAATACCCATAaattttacacactagggttgaatCACAACCCTAGATATAAATCTAGCTTCTCATGGCAATGAAcatagaaaaaggaaaagaagaagaaatgaaagATATAAAGTTAAATTAAAATGGAAAAGTAATTGATCCTCTTTAATTGTGTCTCAAAGTTTCTCCAAATAGCTAAGAATAACTACCAGCTGTTGTTACAATACAAAAAGATCGCCTAAAAAAGTGTTTCACGCCTATTTATAGTGCTCCAAAActtctgacaaaaatgcccttcggagggttttgcggccgcactttaaCTTCTGTTGTCCACGCTTTGTTGGGTTAACATTACGGGTGATTTCACTTAAAGGAGTTGCGGACGCACATGAATTGCTGTGGGCCGCATTTTGAGGAGGCTCCAGACTTGTTCAGTTACACATTTTCTGATCTTCCCGGCTTGTCAGTGCGAACCTATGTTACGGACCAAGTGTGACCGCATATTTTAGTCTGCAAACCGCATTTTTGTCAAAAATCCCTGAAGCTCTAGTTCTTCTTCTGCGGGCGCATTTCATATTTTGCGGACCGTActtgcttctgcggccgcaaatgGAATTCTGCGAACCGTATTTTTCTTAGCATTTCTTCTCTTTGCTGAACTTGGTTAGATCATTTCCTTTTTGAGTTATTTTTCTTCATTAAGCACACATTCTCCAGCAAACCTGCAATTCAACCATGTTCATTATATTTGGAGATAAAAATCAACACTTTCAGACTAAAAACTATAGCAAAAAgctactaataagtggttaaaattcaCACTTATCCGGCCTATCAGTAGTCATTTAAATTGATTTCACACCTTTCCAAAGAGGTAATAACTCTTCCACAAATACAAATTGACATGTTCTAACTGCTACTCGTGCATATCCAAGTAAGCTCCTAACCCACCAGTCTCAAATGTTGATATCAGACCAATTATCAACTCATGTATCAAGAAGAACCATCTTGTATCCTTTCCCTTCACTTTTTCTCCAACTAGACAAGTAACAGATGACCTGATACAACCTCGTGGAACCCAAATACTTTGAATACTCCAGCCTATAATCCTCTGAAGTCGTTCCTTAATTCGTTTACCATTCTAACACAAGGGAAGAAGGCAAAGAAATTCTCTTAAATCATACTTCTCAACCAAAGGATCTTCAAGGGAGATATCTCATTACACTTAGACAGATCCTACCTATATCAAGTACTGCAAACCATGTACCATAGCTTGTCAAGAACAAGCTTTCTTAAGTCACTCATATTGAATACACACAATCATCTAAGTAGCCATTACTTTGTTCACTATTAAAGAGTTAGTTTTGCCTCTAGAAATTTGATCTCTAAACCTCAAGAATGCAAAAACTCTTGTGCCCATGAACTCTACCTATTCCACTAAATGATTGTTAAGTCATATATACAAGCATCTAGTAAAGCCCATTGCCATTAATTTTTCATGTGAAGTAATTAAAATCCGAACCTTAATGCTTACCATTCACACAACTATCGCAACACTTAGTCAAATTGTCCATAGACTTCATTCTTAAAGCGTTCTCTACAACCCACACTCTTCCTGAGTGATGCATGATAAAATTTCCATACTCATAATCAATTCACATCATCATCACTATTCTAACCCAAGATACTCTGTCCAAAGATGAACTGATCCGTTGCAAATCAAGGCAAATGTCACATGGCTCCGTATAATAAAAATGACACCATATTTCAAGCATAAGAATTATATCATCAACTCCAAATTCCTAAGTAAGAGAGATCATCTCAAAAGCACTCTATTGCCCTTAAAGGGTACAAACTTAAGTACTTAACTCAACTAGTGAGGTAAATCACAAGCACGTAACGAATTCCCCAAGCCCGTAGTAACACCAACTTTAAAGTCATGGTCCAAACCATCTTTAGCTTTTAGAAGCTCGCTTCCACACACCCAAGCCACTGAAACTGGATCCCTTTAAGTCAACTAAGTTGCATATATTGTCTAACCCAAAAGTCCTTCCACAAAGTATCTATAATACCCGATTACACAAAAAAAATCCAAGCCACTACTATATATACCGACCTAACTTCCTTCAAATTATTCTTGATCCCCCTTTTAAGACATTAGATATCTTCTCGAAATGTTATGATCTTTACCCAAAACTCACTCTAAGTGATCTCGACTAAAGCAAAATCTTTTTAATGTCTATAACACTTTTTATCCTGATAACATACTCCGAAGTACCTCAAGGAGAGAGATTCACTCTAAGGAACCTTCCAATAAATCCAGCTTTGTTACATACAATTTTTCAAATCCGTAGAGTTACTACATTAATGATATATAAGTACATTGAATCCCTAACGGCAAACCAATGCCAAGTCCAAATTTTCAAACAAGTGAAATATCTGATAATTTCTCGAGTAGCAAATCTTGAAACTTAATAGCCACTTAAAGCATTCAGAGAGTCAATAACTCTGATCTAGTGTCTAGGTGCATAACCAAATCTTTTGAACAAACTGTATTCTATTTGCACATCAACTCCCTGGATGGAGTAACCTTGTCATTAGGCAACCGAGTGAAAGTCTTCTCGTTCAATGCTTTATCCCCTAAGAATAACAAGTCTGGATCATCCAACAATTTTAGTATATCATCAATATGACCTAGATTTCACCCTTATCATGCCAAAACTGATCCGTAAGTGCATCTTAGTTTAGGTACTATACAAGTCTGTAAGATCTAATTGTCGATGATAGACTCTTCCACTTGGCTCGAAGTCACTAGCACATAGTCTTAGAACTTACAGTAACTTATTCCCGCTCAATTACCATGTCATCTAGCTGACACTTACCTTATCTTCTCATTAGCTGATGTGGTACTAAGCATAACACCAtttcaaaacatccacaaaaaTGCACAATTTATCCTTATGACATTCGTGTCAACTTGCTATAGCTATTACAACACTTACTGTAGCATATTCATTCTACTGGACAGAAGGAATACTCTTCATAAAAATCTCATATGAAGTCATACGATCTCGGACCTCATAATAGGAGATATCCTTACATGTCTTACCATTATCCAACGTCTCACCATAACCTTACTATGGCTTCTTCCCTCTATGTGATAAACTGATTCTTCTAAGTGTTTTACATCCAAAGAGTATTAGAATTTTTTCTATCTCACTAACGAACTACCGAAGGTCCATTGATGCGTCTATATTATATGACTGAAATAATACTCAAGGAGCGACTATGCTAAAGTATTTTCGTTTTCCTTTGCATCCCAAGAAAATTCTTCTCGTTATATCCACACTCACAGCGTAGTCCGTAGACATAATAGCACTTATCACATAGTTATCTTGCTAATCGCACCAATtcaaattgagaactctaccgtTTATTATCCTTTAAAGATATAGAGGTGCCTGCTTAATCACATAGATATAGCTCATTGTGTCATCACTTTCATTTCTATGAATATTTTGGACTGAAGTGTCCTAAATCAACACCTCACAACTGACTCTCCCGAGCCTAAGTTGTGGTCTATAATTGGCCACATGTCCTCTAGATTGACCTACCCTATATCATGGAAAAAGTATCTCGCACCTTATGCACGACATCATCTCAAGACTCTGGTGCCTAAACAGACAACATGTTCCGCACATCGCATAGGAAAGAGAAGGAGAATCTCAGAGTCCTACTTCTAATTTTATAGCACGAGGAGTgaatgaaagaaagaaaatactttCCTAAATACCTCACTTATAAGTATGGAACTCTACACACTTATAAATAAAACTCTACTAAAAcactgctcatgactcgtaagaacTGTGAACCGACTCTAATACCACTTTGTTATAACCCACATTCCACCAAGTCATGATAGCACATGACTCAATCTTCTAGGCAAACTATCCAACATAATTATAACTCAAACGGAagatatttatataaataataaagtTAAATTGTGAAATTTAATACAAACTACCAAAATGTGAAATTTTATACAAACTACCCCACGAATTGGTGCCAAAAGTCATGGGCTATTAAGACTAGGAATACAATACTGATATGAAAATATAACTTCTATTAAAATTTATACAACAGAAATACAaggtcctaaactaccatgaacaaaatgACAGCTTGCGACTGGCACGCTGATTTATCTTTAAAGCTCGCCCAAGAACTCTGTGACCGCTCAGCTCcaatattcttttttctttttcaatcttGCACCAAACTCCCCGAAACTCGCATGAGCCCCTCGTATTCTAAACCCAATCATTCATGTGAGTCCAGTAATACTATACAGACCTATCCAAGGTCTCAAAACATAAATCAATGTTCAGATACTAAGATCGAGAGGTAAAGTCAACATTTGAAATCCTTAAATTCTCAAGTTGCATGCAACAGTGTCTCGAACGCCTCCCCGGCCTCTTGGGATCCAAACCAAGCATACATAAACGTTCAAAAATACCATATTAACTTATTTAAAAATTCAAATCATGAATCAAAGCTTGAATACTAGAATCGATTTAAGCTctttaaacttccattttaacAAGATAAGATTTCAAATCTTCCCCGAGTCCCTCATGGTCTAAATCATCCATACttgcaagtcctaaaatatcatatggagCTTTAGGAAGTTACAAATCGAGGATATGGGGTATAAAATTCAAATTAACCAATTGGATCAATCAAATTCAAGGTCGGATTGGCATCCTTACCTTTTTGTTTGGAACCCTAGCTTTTGAGGAAATTGAACGTTCTTGTTGATTCTTGCAAAATCTGTGGATTTTGATATGTAGGAATGACTAACTACTAAAATTTATGTGGCTTTACAATAGAACATGAAGATAATATTTACTAAGTCACTAATTTCCTTTTTTACAGGTAGTACATCCAATCGATATCTCTCCCACTCCTGATGTCAAGTTCAAAAGGTGGAAATACACATCATACAACTTTACCATCGCAACATTTTGGTCACCACTCCTGGTCAAAACAAACTTGGATGGTCATAGGCACGACGAAGTCTTCAACATTTATCTTGACCAAGTTGATAAAAAATGGACAAGCCATATCAATGAGTTCAACTATATCATCCTTAATGCTGGCCACTGGTTCAATCGATTATACTATAAGAAAAATCAATTAGTTGGCTGCTGGCGATGTTCTCTAAAAAATGCTACTGAATTCCCAGCTCATTATGGGTACACGATGGCATTTAGGACAGCTTTAAAAGCCATCAACAGTTTAGAGAAATTTAAGGGTACAACTTTTGTTAGGACTTTTGCACCTGCTCATTTTGAAGGTGGAGAATGGTATACAGGTcagatcattttatgtattttcCCTGCATTTTTCCAACTATAACATTAATGAAACTTTACTTACTAAAATAGTAAAGCCGGCCATGATAGCGGTAAATTAAAGTCACCTTAATAGGTAGGTTTTGTCATTATAATGCGTAACGTTTAGTGATTGAATTTACGAGTATAGTGAGTAATTAATGTTCAGTTACTTTTGTGTGACTAAGAAGTGATATTACTTTATTGTTTTACTAGATAAAGTTTAATGACTTTATTGTTGTAGTGAAATAAAGTTCAATTACGTACTTTAATGTGACGAAAAATTGTTTCGCAGCTTTAACGTTCTAGTGGATAAAGTTCACTGACCGTACGTAGAATTAACGAATGCAGATGGGGATTGTTTGAGGAAAAGGCCATTTACAAGCAATGAAATAGTTTTGGAGGGCTTGAATTTGGAGTTTTATAAGTCGCAAGTGGAAGAATCTTGGGTTGCCGAGAAGGAAGGGAAGATAAAGGGGAAGAATTTTAAATTGTTGGATATAGCACAAGCCATGTTGTTGAGACCAGATGGTCACCCAAGTCGATATGGGCATCTGCACCCTGAGAAAGTAGAGCACAAAGACTGGGTACATTGGTGTTTGCCTGGTCCTATTGATTCTTGGAATGATTTCCTGTTTCATATGTTGAAGATGGAGCAACACGAGATAGGACGGAGCTAGAGCATTAGTTACGGATTCAGGCAAACTCAATAATTTTGCTTAGACTTTGTATTGTTTAGtataatatttaattataaaCTCAGTAACTAATTAGACGAGCTATAAATTCCATGGCAAGTTCAGAACCCATAAGCTTCAAATTCTCGCTTCTCCTCTAGCAGAAGATTCTTTGAGGAAAACTCTCCTATATTTCTTTTTgttaatttgaataattttttatttgaattaagGAAAATGTGTTGTTTTAGTACGATTAATTCTTACGGTTGGCTTTAGTGTAACCATTCATAATGTAAAGAAATTTTATAATcttgaaaataaaatatgttTTACTTTTGCTACGATAAATAAAGGTGACCTCATGGTATAAAAGTTTATTACATCAAAgtgtatataatttaaatttattataatataaCTAGCACGTTGGTTGTGTCTCATATCAGTGCCAACTAGTCCTTGCTTAATTTCTTGATACCATTTCCACAAAGAATATATTTTAATAGTTAACTTTTTACTTCCTCCCATCTCTTCTTTCCCTTTTTCAATCCtctattgaagaagctccaagcAATGGAGTTCCCTTGTGGGAAAAACTCCAATAATACATCTCAAAGAACCCCAAAAATATTCATACTTGTAGCTTTAACATTCATTATTCTAGGTGTCATCCCTCTTCACCACACTTCAAAGTGGTATCATGCCAAAGATTTAGTAAACCATCAGTCTAAAAAATCACCAACATATCATATGGAAGATATGGAGATAAAGTTTACAGAAGATGAAACATGTGATATTTTCAAAGGAGAGTGGATTCCGAATCCAGATGGTCCATATTACACGAACACGACGTGTTGGGCTATCCACGAACATCAAAATTGCATGAAATATGGAAGGCCTGATACTGATTTCTTGAAATGGAGGTATAGTGTGTCTAGTTTAGTACATGTATCATAACTTAGTTTTAGACTTTTCTTTTTCCCTTAGTTCATGAATAAAACGATGCGTGTACAACAATAATTATGCCTTAATCTCAATCGAAACGATCTATAACAGCCTCATTTGTTTCAGATTTGTTTGGTTGTTGTAGCcaagtgttgttatagagaacTTATATTATAACATAGcatgaaaattgatttcataAAAAATTTAGCTTTTATAATAAAAGGTTATTATATAgcgatgttgttatagagaggtttgactgtatttCCAACAGGTGGAAACCCAAGGGATGTGAGTTGCCTATCTTCAATCCATATCAGTTCTTGGATATGATGAGGAACAAGTCCTTGGCTTTTGTTGGAGATTCAGTGGGGAGAAATCAAATGCAATCCTTAATATGTCTCTTATCTCAGGTGCCGTTTTACTCACTACAGTTCTTATTATTCTGGTTCATTTGCTTAAAGCCTCAACTTTCCTTCCATTCTGCATATAGTATTTGTAAAATTCATTGCTTTATCTTGCTTTTCCAAATCTACCATTACTTCTCTAATTATTGAAATGTTTATTAAGTGATATAATATTTAAACGAGAGATAAAGGATTATTTAAGCCAGTATTGATCTTATGATTAACGCTATTAATTGTATTCTTAAAAAATGTACATAAACTTTACAAAACAGATAACTATAAGACAGtagaaaatatttagtaaaatacTATAAACCACCTTGTTCCTTGAAACTCTAGTTAGATCGAAGAAAAATGGATGcgcatttttctttttcttttcttttttctttttttcttttcttttctttgcttaTCTTGGGTTAAGTGCACATAGCTTGTAGTGTAATAGAGGTTCGATGTGGAGGAAGGTTTGTTAACCAAAGATTAACGTTTTTCAAGAATTAGGTGAAATTCCATTGAAGGCAAATAAGGTTTGAACCTGAAATTTATACTATTTCTTTTCTTGTGAATACGAAATTAACAATCATGTAGTTATCGTTATTCTCAAAGTGATTTTCGAGCTGGCGTTGATTGTCGAACAACGGCATTACCCTTTTCTCCTACTTCATATATTAAtcatcaaaaagaaaaagaaaaggaaaaaagaggaTGACAAAGACCCACCATCGCAAAGTACTACACGAAGCTTAAGGGTTAAATAATTTTTCCTATTGGTAACAAATTTTTGGACAAGTACTTCTCACATTAAATAGAAAATTACGACAATGGAATCTTGTAGAGTGCTAGTATAGAGTTTGTCATGTTGCATTTTCAGCTTCACAGCCATATAGAACAGACACAGATTTAGGATTTGAACGGACACAGatttagaatttgaagtttatggattTAAGATTTAGTACTATATCTCAagttaatatagtactagttgtTGTTCACGGtcaaaattaattaatatttagtgaatttcttaatatatatatatataaaagagtaAACGTTACTAGGTTCGGGTGAATTGATCATATATAGCAAGGTAGATCCGCCACTATTTTAGAACGATGAGTTTTTCTATACCGTGCAAatgaatttttatattttcaacTCACCTAAAAGAAACCACAGGTAACTATTCATAaaaagtgagttcattatcttgaaaataagacaaattattgttatgttttaaagGGAAAGGGCATGAGGCAGGCATTTTTTTTTAATACGAGGCGAGGTGTAAGTCTCGAGACAttgggcgtaagccccatagatctttgtattttttagttttttagaataatataataacacaaaaaatcTAGAAAGTacattaaaagtttaagaaaatttaaaataattataaaaaaaactcATGGAAAATAAACATCTAGCATATATCAAACTACACATTTTACCTCTTAAAAAGTAAATAATCAAGAAATTTTATTAGTACTATAATTTAAAACATTACTCCttcataaataaatataaaattgctctcaaatattaaaataataaaagactgAAAATTTTGAGAGACATGAAGACCAACAAGTGATATATAAGTTTCGGCTAtctatttttgaaaagaaatttttaaTATTCAGCCTCACCTGTTCTCGGTAATTAAATTTTGCAATATGATGGCTCATTATTAAAGTTACtctcaatcttcatatttataTATGAATAGAACTCTTATCATTCATTTGGTAAAAGAATTTTGGGAATCAACTGTGTTTATTAGGAAATTTTACACATAATTTGCGTAAGAATTATTAAGCGAGCTCCGAACAATTGGCATGTTGAGGACGAATAGTCGGACGCTTGGGACATAAATTTCACAGAATTAAGCCATACTCGTAAATCTCAGTGTGTTTTGCAAGTGCCCCGCCCAAGGGCAATATGTTAAGATATATTTATaatgtaaaaattatttttaactcTGAGACTATATACTTGTAAAATCCTATCAGGACTGGGTAGCTTAGTAGATCCGAAGTTCTCAGACAAACTTGTGATAGAATCCAAGCATGACAACGTGGGTTCCTAACATGTTATTCCATCGAGAAATGTTAAATAATGAGAGGATAACTGTCTTTTTTCAGAGATTTGTTGACAAATTCATTGGCAACCAAGGTCCAACACCATGGTCATTTTATCCTTTTCCCTTATAAAAAATGGTTTTTggttaatttaaaaaatatttaagctTGAGAATCAGCAGATTTTTCTATATATTTTACATTCTGACATAAACAAGATCAGtgcttttctttctcttttttaagTCGAAGCCTGCTAAACACCGCATGTGCCTCTGCATGTGTCTAACTATTcgttttagtaaaaaaaaaaaaaacttaactgACAGTATTAACGAGTTTTTATATTTTCCAGTCTTCCTAAAAGATAACTATATGTAATCATTTATAACGCGTAGAATAGTCTAAGAAAATTTTACACTGTTAATGGATGTACAGAGGCTAAACTCTTTTAATGTAAAGTTCAACTTTTATACAccaatattgttttagaaaatttaCACTATCGAGTCATCGAGAGATAAACTA
Protein-coding sequences here:
- the LOC104100304 gene encoding protein trichome birefringence-like 19; translation: MAFRTALKAINSLEKFKGTTFVRTFAPAHFEGGEWYTDGDCLRKRPFTSNEIVLEGLNLEFYKSQVEESWVAEKEGKIKGKNFKLLDIAQAMLLRPDGHPSRYGHLHPEKVEHKDWVHWCLPGPIDSWNDFLFHMLKMEQHEIGRS